Proteins co-encoded in one Papaver somniferum cultivar HN1 chromosome 5, ASM357369v1, whole genome shotgun sequence genomic window:
- the LOC113282007 gene encoding allene oxide cyclase, chloroplastic-like, whose amino-acid sequence MAYSAGSALKTISSSLKPVANNSELPKLLSFSSQIVKFPTTHQAHPTLTQTKSITTTPRSFFCKKDKSEPTSAKKESPAPAKVQELHVYEINERDRGSPAYLPLSQKPVHSLGDLVPFSNKIYSGDLKKRIGITSGICILIQNVAEKKGDRYEAIYSFYFGDYGHISVQGAYLTYEDTLLAVTGGSGIFQGVSGQVKLKQIVFPFKLFYTFQLKGIADLPAELLGTPVEPSPSVEPVPEAKATQPGFTIKNFTN is encoded by the exons ATGGCATACTCTGCAGGATCAGCCCTTAAAACTATTTCATCTTCACTAAAACCAGTTGCTAATAATTCAGAACTTCCTAAACTTCTATCTTTCTCTAGTCAAATTGTTAAGTTTCCAACAACTCATCAAGCTCATCCAACGTTAACACAAACCAAATCTATTACAACAACACCTAGATCTTTCTTTTGTAAGAAAGATAAATCTGAACCCACTTCAGCTAAAAAAGAATCTCCAGCTCCTG CTAAAGTCCAAGAGCTTCATGTGTATGAAATCAATGAAAGAGACAGAGGAAGTCCTGCTTATCTTCCATTAAGCCAAAAACCAGTTCACTCACTCGGTGATCTAGTTCCATTCAGTAACAAG ATCTACAGTGGAGATTTGAAGAAAAGAATCGGAATAACATCGGGTATATGCATATTGATACAAAATGTTGCAGAAAAGAAAGGAGACCGTTATGAAGCAATTTACAGCTTTTATTTCGGTGATTATGGACACATTTCGGTACAAGGAGCCTATTTAACTTATGAAGATACACTTTTAGCTGTAACGGGTGGATCTGGAATTTTCCAAGGGGTTTCCGGACAAGTGAAATTGAAACAAATTGTGTTTCCATTCAAGTTGTTTTATACTTTTCAACTTAAAGGAATAGCTGATCTTCCAGCTGAACTCCTGGGTACGCCAGTTGAACCAAGTCCAAGTGTAGAACCGGTTCCTGAAGCTAAAGCTACTCAACCTGGCTTTACTATTAAAAACTTTACTAATTGA